A single window of Streptomyces griseoviridis DNA harbors:
- a CDS encoding flavin reductase family protein: protein MNHGHPADFRALMAGFPTGVTIVTTTGTGGDPWGMTLTSLCSVSMEPPVLLVCMRRGSPTLDAALARRSFAVNLLHRRARSTAELFASGAPDRFDRVAWHAPAGTGGPHLLEAAHTVADCAVTTDQVVGDHVVIMGRVTRVTRLAEEQHPLLYGLRRFATWPDTDDQLSYDFIS, encoded by the coding sequence ATGAACCACGGCCACCCCGCCGACTTCCGCGCCCTGATGGCCGGCTTCCCCACCGGCGTGACCATCGTGACCACCACCGGCACCGGAGGCGACCCGTGGGGCATGACGCTCACCTCCCTGTGCAGCGTCTCCATGGAACCCCCCGTGCTGCTGGTGTGCATGCGCCGCGGCAGCCCGACGCTCGACGCGGCCCTGGCCCGCCGCTCGTTCGCGGTCAACCTCCTGCACCGGCGGGCGCGTTCCACCGCCGAACTCTTCGCCTCCGGAGCCCCCGACCGCTTCGACCGGGTGGCCTGGCACGCCCCGGCCGGCACCGGCGGCCCCCACCTGCTGGAGGCCGCCCACACCGTCGCCGACTGCGCGGTCACCACCGACCAGGTCGTGGGCGACCACGTCGTGATCATGGGCCGGGTCACCCGGGTGACCCGGCTGGCCGAGGAACAGCATCCGCTGCTCTACGGACTGCGCCGCTTCGCCACCTGGCCCGACACCGACGACCAGCTCTCCTACGACTTCATCTCCTGA
- the pdhA gene encoding pyruvate dehydrogenase (acetyl-transferring) E1 component subunit alpha, producing MTAPTDHRPPEASATAFTDALNAFTDRPHEPPPLQLIAPDGTLTLPPEQTPGYRPALLRTLYRDMRMSRELDTEATALQRQGELGLWPPLLGQEAAQVGSAHALRPDDYVFPSYREHGVAWCRGVDPVDVVKLYRGVTNGGWDPRETNFHLYTLVVGAHVLHATGYAMSLAKRGSDAVAVAYFGDGASSEGDVAEAFTFAAVHDAPVLFFCQNNQWAISEPVTRQTNSPLHRRARGFGFPGVRVDGNDALAVHAVTRHALDHIRGGGGPFLVEAFTYRMGAHTTSDDPTRYRPPAELEQWRAKDPLARLRTHLTAAGHAAPDFFDEVEQQARELAHRVRHAVRTMPDPERLGVFDHVHAEGHALVDEERRGFEEYERSFTDPERP from the coding sequence ATGACCGCACCCACCGACCACCGCCCGCCCGAAGCGTCGGCGACCGCCTTCACGGACGCCCTGAACGCCTTCACCGACCGCCCGCACGAACCACCGCCTCTGCAACTGATCGCTCCCGACGGGACGTTGACGCTGCCCCCCGAGCAGACCCCCGGCTACCGGCCCGCGTTGCTGCGCACCCTGTACCGCGACATGCGGATGTCCCGCGAACTCGACACCGAGGCGACCGCGTTGCAGCGGCAGGGCGAACTCGGCCTGTGGCCGCCCCTGCTGGGCCAGGAGGCGGCCCAGGTCGGCTCGGCGCACGCGCTGCGCCCCGACGACTACGTCTTCCCCAGCTACCGCGAACACGGCGTCGCCTGGTGCAGGGGAGTGGACCCCGTCGACGTGGTCAAGCTGTACCGCGGTGTCACCAACGGCGGTTGGGACCCGCGCGAGACCAACTTCCACCTCTACACACTGGTCGTGGGCGCGCACGTGCTGCACGCGACCGGGTACGCCATGAGCCTGGCCAAGCGGGGGAGCGACGCCGTGGCCGTCGCCTACTTCGGCGACGGAGCGAGCAGCGAGGGCGACGTGGCGGAGGCGTTCACCTTCGCCGCGGTCCACGACGCGCCCGTGCTGTTCTTCTGCCAGAACAACCAGTGGGCCATCTCCGAGCCCGTCACCCGCCAGACGAACAGCCCGCTGCACCGCAGGGCGCGGGGCTTCGGTTTCCCCGGCGTCCGGGTGGACGGCAACGACGCGCTCGCCGTGCACGCGGTCACCCGGCACGCCCTGGACCACATCAGGGGTGGGGGCGGGCCCTTCCTCGTCGAGGCGTTCACCTACCGCATGGGCGCCCACACCACCTCGGACGACCCGACGCGCTACCGGCCCCCCGCCGAGCTGGAGCAGTGGCGGGCCAAGGACCCCCTCGCCCGGCTGCGCACCCATCTGACCGCGGCCGGCCACGCGGCGCCGGACTTCTTCGACGAGGTCGAGCAGCAGGCCAGGGAACTGGCCCACCGGGTCCGGCACGCCGTGCGCACCATGCCCGACCCCGAGCGGCTCGGCGTCTTCGACCACGTCCACGCCGAGGGCCACGCCCTCGTGGACGAAGAACGCCGTGGCTTCGAGGAGTACGAACGATCCTTCACCGACCCGGAGAGGCCCTGA
- a CDS encoding thioesterase II family protein, with protein MSTGAAAFVRPRTLTPADLRLVVVPHAGGSGAVYHPMTRYLPPSWELLLLDLPGRGKRHGLPPLTDMKALVAQVTDDVAALADGTPLALFGHSFGAVVAAETARSLESRGTVPLWVGVSGRQAPAVRPGIRLLDPTLSEVELARRLTRLGGMPDRLDELPEFRARFLQLIRSDLRALDSYRPAVGRRPLTGDLTAFAATDDALAPAAGAAAWAPETTGAFRRRIFPGGHFHFLKDAFPAFTAAVVAEIEETRGRLSPSSAAAGREETA; from the coding sequence GTGAGCACCGGCGCCGCCGCCTTCGTCAGGCCCCGCACCCTCACCCCGGCCGACCTGCGTCTCGTCGTCGTCCCGCACGCCGGCGGCTCGGGCGCCGTCTACCACCCCATGACCCGCTACCTGCCGCCGAGTTGGGAGCTGCTGCTGCTCGACCTGCCGGGCCGGGGCAAACGGCACGGCCTGCCGCCTCTCACCGACATGAAAGCGCTCGTCGCCCAGGTGACCGACGACGTCGCCGCCCTCGCCGACGGAACGCCGCTGGCCCTGTTCGGACACAGCTTCGGGGCGGTCGTCGCCGCCGAGACCGCCCGGTCCCTCGAGAGCCGCGGCACCGTGCCGCTCTGGGTGGGCGTCTCCGGACGGCAGGCGCCCGCCGTCCGGCCGGGCATCCGCCTCCTCGACCCCACCCTCTCCGAGGTGGAACTCGCCCGGCGCCTCACCCGCCTCGGCGGAATGCCGGACCGCCTCGACGAACTCCCCGAATTCCGCGCCCGGTTCCTCCAACTGATCAGGTCCGACCTCCGGGCCCTCGACTCCTACCGGCCCGCCGTCGGACGGCGGCCACTGACCGGCGACCTCACCGCCTTCGCCGCCACCGACGACGCGCTCGCCCCCGCAGCGGGCGCCGCCGCCTGGGCACCGGAGACCACCGGCGCGTTCCGGCGCCGGATCTTCCCCGGCGGACACTTCCACTTCCTCAAGGACGCCTTCCCCGCGTTCACCGCGGCCGTGGTCGCCGAGATCGAGGAGACCAGGGGACGCCTGTCCCCTTCGTCCGCGGCGGCCGGACGGGAGGAGACGGCATGA
- the hypE gene encoding hydrogenase expression/formation protein HypE — translation MTETTDQAPTTAPDFENWVCPVPLRETPTVVMGHGGGGAMSAELVEHLFLPAYGSAAAPELGDSAVLDLGAGTRLAFSTDSFVVKPMFFPGGSIGDLAVNGTVNDLAMSGAVPLYLSCAFILQEGTVLTELGRIAQDMGAAARAAGVRLVTGDTKVVDSGSGDGVYVNTSGIGVVPEGVRIGPRRARPGDAVLISGDIGVHGVAVMSCREGLEFGTAVESDTAPLHGLVAALLATGVDVHVLRDPTRGGVAASLNEIATASEVGVELVERDLPVPESVRDACSLLGLDPLQVANEGKLIAVVPGESADQVLAAMTAHPLGGGARRIGTVVPGHPGMVVARTGLGGTRVVGLPVGEQLPRIC, via the coding sequence GTGACTGAGACGACGGACCAAGCCCCCACCACCGCACCGGACTTCGAGAACTGGGTCTGCCCGGTGCCGCTGCGCGAGACCCCGACCGTCGTGATGGGCCACGGCGGCGGCGGAGCGATGTCCGCCGAACTGGTCGAGCACCTCTTCCTCCCGGCGTACGGTTCCGCGGCAGCGCCCGAACTGGGCGACTCCGCCGTGCTCGACCTCGGCGCCGGCACCCGACTCGCCTTCTCCACCGACTCGTTCGTCGTGAAGCCGATGTTCTTCCCCGGCGGGTCCATCGGGGACCTCGCGGTGAACGGCACGGTCAACGACCTGGCGATGTCGGGCGCCGTACCGCTCTACCTGTCCTGCGCGTTCATCCTCCAGGAGGGCACCGTCCTCACCGAACTCGGCCGGATCGCCCAGGACATGGGGGCGGCGGCGCGGGCGGCTGGGGTCCGGCTCGTCACCGGGGACACCAAGGTCGTCGACAGCGGCAGCGGGGACGGCGTGTACGTGAACACCTCGGGGATCGGCGTCGTCCCCGAGGGGGTGCGGATCGGCCCGCGCCGAGCGCGCCCCGGGGACGCCGTGCTGATCAGCGGTGACATCGGGGTGCACGGAGTGGCGGTGATGAGCTGCCGTGAGGGCCTGGAGTTCGGGACCGCCGTGGAGAGCGACACCGCCCCGCTGCACGGCCTGGTCGCCGCCCTGCTCGCCACCGGCGTCGACGTCCATGTGCTGCGCGACCCCACCAGGGGAGGCGTCGCGGCCTCCCTCAACGAGATCGCCACCGCCTCGGAGGTCGGCGTCGAACTGGTCGAACGCGACCTGCCGGTACCGGAGTCGGTGCGCGACGCGTGCAGCCTGCTGGGCCTCGACCCCCTCCAGGTCGCCAACGAGGGGAAACTGATCGCCGTCGTCCCCGGCGAGTCGGCCGACCAGGTCCTCGCGGCCATGACGGCGCATCCGCTGGGCGGCGGTGCCCGCCGGATCGGCACGGTCGTCCCCGGGCATCCCGGCATGGTGGTGGCCAGGACCGGCCTGGGCGGCACCCGGGTGGTCGGACTCCCCGTCGGCGAACAGCTCCCGAGGATCTGCTGA
- a CDS encoding type I polyketide synthase produces MSEAMDTAAVRALMEDQLRLSRRLRARVAELEDAAHAPVAVVGMGLRLPPAINSPEAYWEFLRGTDSALSGIPADRPGLRAVHDPSPGRLGRSYVDRAAFLTSIADFDAGFFGISRREARLLDPQQRMLLETSWEALERAGIAVRRADRLDVGIYLGMMTSEYSERNEDRSDTSRIDPYYITGGGLSFGAGRVSHLLGFSGPVMGVETACSSSMTTLHLAVQGLRRRECRYALAAGANLLLSGSLMVSLCQTRALAPDGRSKSFLATADGYGRGEGVGVVALMRLDAAEREGRPVLAVIRGTAVNHDGAASGLTAPNGPAQQEVIRAALADARISPADIGYVEAHGTGTVLGDPIEIGALDGVLGAAVRRRGTPLSIGSVKSRLGHLEGASGIASVMKTVLMLEHGVIPAAADPADGDLNPHIDWERLAFDVPRHHAPWPAELPRRVAGVNSFGMSGTNVHAVLETYEPPATATAPAPARLRRPELLVLSAKDPSALDHLADRIGALLRTADDARIADVCHTLRAGRAPFPYRLAVVATGARELAEALADRRAQILSTAAAGEPPRRITLRAEGPPDALAAVIAELTAAHPLLRDGQAPPAASPGHPAETLRALLTRLGVPTSPSDGPRPETTGGPGRQTADGPGRQTADRPAQDTEDQPAPDAAHGVARIELSWEAHGRRTTLPLAGPRPQDAPELLATALAALFTAGADPRLAPLAAPGAHFVADLPTYPFRPTRYWIDEPRDTARTGPATGTATGVPLPDSLAPEPLTRHLFDVLGDVLQADDLDPGLSFLDVGGDSFLSTLFITRVEEHFEVGMTAGELSLDLPLRDLLGKLAESIAATAEAGQEVGA; encoded by the coding sequence GCGCCCTGATGGAGGACCAACTCCGGCTCTCCCGACGGCTGCGCGCCCGCGTCGCCGAACTGGAGGACGCGGCCCACGCACCGGTGGCCGTCGTCGGCATGGGCCTCAGGCTGCCGCCCGCCATCAACTCGCCCGAGGCGTACTGGGAGTTCCTGCGCGGCACCGACTCCGCCCTCTCCGGCATCCCCGCCGACCGGCCAGGACTGCGCGCCGTGCACGACCCGTCCCCCGGACGGCTCGGCCGCTCCTACGTCGACCGGGCCGCGTTCCTCACCTCCATCGCCGACTTCGACGCCGGGTTCTTCGGGATCTCCCGGCGCGAGGCCCGGCTGCTCGACCCCCAGCAGCGGATGCTCCTGGAGACCAGCTGGGAGGCGCTGGAACGGGCCGGCATCGCGGTACGCCGCGCCGACCGCCTGGACGTCGGGATCTACCTCGGCATGATGACGTCCGAGTACAGCGAGCGGAACGAGGACCGCTCCGACACCTCCCGGATCGACCCGTACTACATCACCGGCGGCGGTCTCAGCTTCGGCGCCGGCCGCGTCAGCCACCTGCTGGGCTTCTCCGGTCCCGTCATGGGCGTGGAGACGGCCTGCTCCTCCTCCATGACCACCCTCCACCTCGCCGTCCAGGGGCTGCGCCGTCGCGAGTGCCGCTACGCGCTGGCCGCCGGCGCCAACCTGCTGCTGTCCGGGAGCCTGATGGTCTCGCTCTGCCAGACCCGGGCCCTGGCCCCCGACGGCCGCTCCAAGTCGTTCCTCGCCACCGCCGACGGCTACGGACGCGGCGAGGGCGTCGGGGTCGTCGCCCTGATGCGGCTGGACGCCGCCGAACGGGAGGGCCGCCCGGTCCTCGCCGTCATCCGGGGCACCGCCGTCAACCACGACGGCGCCGCGTCCGGCCTGACCGCCCCCAACGGACCGGCCCAGCAGGAGGTGATCCGGGCGGCCCTCGCCGACGCCCGGATCTCCCCGGCCGACATCGGCTACGTCGAGGCGCACGGCACCGGCACCGTGCTCGGCGACCCGATCGAGATCGGCGCGCTCGACGGCGTCCTCGGAGCGGCGGTCCGCCGCCGAGGCACCCCGCTGAGCATCGGCAGCGTCAAGTCCCGACTCGGGCACCTGGAGGGCGCCTCCGGCATCGCCTCGGTGATGAAGACCGTGCTGATGCTCGAACACGGCGTGATCCCGGCCGCCGCCGACCCGGCCGACGGCGACCTCAACCCGCACATCGACTGGGAGCGGCTGGCCTTCGACGTGCCCCGGCACCACGCCCCCTGGCCCGCCGAACTGCCCCGCAGGGTCGCCGGCGTCAACTCCTTCGGCATGAGCGGCACCAACGTCCACGCCGTCCTGGAGACGTACGAGCCGCCCGCCACCGCCACCGCGCCCGCGCCCGCGCGCCTGCGGCGTCCCGAACTCCTCGTCCTCAGCGCCAAGGACCCCTCAGCCCTCGACCACCTCGCCGACCGGATCGGAGCGCTGCTGCGCACGGCCGACGACGCGCGCATCGCCGACGTCTGCCACACCCTGCGCGCCGGACGCGCCCCCTTCCCGTACCGGCTGGCCGTCGTCGCGACCGGTGCGCGCGAACTCGCCGAGGCGCTCGCCGACCGCCGCGCCCAGATCCTGTCGACGGCCGCCGCGGGCGAGCCGCCCCGCCGGATCACCCTGCGCGCCGAGGGCCCGCCCGACGCCCTGGCCGCCGTCATCGCCGAACTCACCGCCGCGCACCCGCTGCTGCGCGACGGACAGGCCCCGCCGGCCGCGTCCCCTGGCCACCCCGCCGAGACCCTCCGGGCCCTGCTGACCCGCCTCGGCGTCCCGACCTCACCGAGCGACGGCCCTCGACCGGAGACGACCGGTGGCCCCGGACGGCAGACGGCAGACGGCCCCGGACGGCAGACGGCCGACCGCCCCGCCCAGGACACGGAGGACCAGCCCGCCCCGGACGCGGCGCACGGCGTCGCCCGTATCGAGCTGTCCTGGGAGGCGCACGGCCGCCGCACCACCCTCCCGCTGGCAGGCCCCCGTCCCCAGGACGCCCCTGAACTGCTGGCCACCGCGCTCGCCGCGCTGTTCACGGCCGGCGCCGACCCACGCCTCGCGCCGCTCGCCGCCCCCGGCGCCCACTTCGTCGCCGACCTGCCGACCTACCCCTTCCGCCCGACCCGGTACTGGATCGACGAACCCCGGGACACCGCGAGGACCGGCCCAGCCACCGGGACGGCGACCGGCGTCCCGCTCCCGGACTCGCTGGCCCCCGAACCCCTCACCCGCCACCTCTTCGACGTGCTCGGCGACGTCCTCCAGGCCGACGACCTCGACCCCGGCCTGTCCTTCCTGGACGTCGGCGGGGACTCCTTCCTCTCCACCCTGTTCATCACCCGGGTCGAGGAGCACTTCGAGGTCGGCATGACGGCCGGCGAACTCTCCCTCGACCTGCCCCTGCGCGACCTGCTGGGCAAGCTCGCCGAGAGCATCGCCGCCACCGCCGAGGCCGGACAGGAGGTGGGCGCGTGA
- a CDS encoding AMP-binding protein produces the protein MTTQQQTRRVAPVAAERPTGPAPDTLDEVIAHTAGRHPSRVAIQDGRHRLTYAQAERQGGTLASALVLGGVQLGDPLVVDCADHRQALVAQLGVLKAGGVCVPPLDGPGGAVDAARHTGARAILCSRATYDPRARGVPSLALDDPATWRKIAAVPPERALPRSSPEGGAHLLLDPHGPDRLIDHRSWLRSAADRTRRVGAPAGAVAVDQGPLSRPALAALWWAFSRGTALHTAPWVPDPDWPLDGAGDDVALLTPEAYARHLDRGLPPAEPHRTGAGPSTVVLIGSPCPRELVARHFAARPGVRLWSEFAPTDGAVPWTAHELLARDAVRPHEPGAGSPVPPVRLAVRGARGATLPRGESGTIVALGPPRFPEDAQDSGWRGRWTPDHTLDITAPPATARGPQAPSGRPEREAT, from the coding sequence GTGACCACCCAGCAACAGACCCGCCGCGTCGCCCCCGTCGCGGCCGAGCGGCCCACCGGCCCCGCCCCCGACACCCTCGACGAGGTGATCGCGCACACCGCGGGCCGCCACCCGAGCCGGGTCGCGATCCAGGACGGGCGGCACCGGCTCACCTACGCCCAGGCCGAACGCCAGGGCGGCACCCTGGCCTCCGCGCTCGTCCTCGGCGGGGTCCAGCTCGGCGACCCCCTCGTCGTCGACTGCGCCGACCACCGCCAGGCGCTCGTCGCCCAACTCGGCGTCCTGAAGGCCGGGGGCGTGTGCGTCCCGCCCCTCGACGGACCGGGCGGCGCCGTGGACGCGGCCCGGCACACCGGCGCCCGCGCCATCCTGTGCAGCCGCGCCACCTACGACCCGCGCGCCAGGGGCGTACCGTCGCTCGCCCTGGACGACCCGGCCACCTGGCGGAAGATCGCGGCGGTGCCACCGGAACGGGCCCTGCCGCGCTCCTCACCCGAGGGCGGCGCCCACCTCCTGCTCGACCCCCACGGCCCCGACCGCCTGATCGACCACCGCTCCTGGCTGCGCTCGGCCGCCGACCGCACCCGCCGCGTCGGAGCGCCGGCCGGCGCGGTGGCCGTCGACCAGGGACCCCTGTCCCGCCCCGCGCTGGCCGCCCTGTGGTGGGCGTTCAGCCGCGGCACGGCCTTGCACACCGCGCCCTGGGTCCCCGACCCCGACTGGCCGCTCGACGGCGCGGGGGACGACGTCGCGCTGCTCACCCCGGAGGCGTACGCCCGCCACCTCGACCGCGGACTGCCGCCCGCCGAACCCCACCGGACCGGGGCCGGCCCCTCCACCGTGGTGCTCATCGGCAGCCCCTGCCCGCGCGAGCTGGTCGCCCGCCACTTCGCCGCCCGTCCCGGCGTCCGGCTCTGGTCGGAGTTCGCCCCGACCGACGGCGCCGTGCCATGGACCGCGCACGAACTGCTCGCCCGGGACGCCGTGCGACCGCACGAACCCGGGGCGGGCAGCCCGGTGCCACCGGTCAGGCTCGCCGTGCGCGGAGCCCGCGGCGCGACCCTGCCCCGAGGGGAGAGTGGCACCATCGTCGCCCTCGGACCGCCCAGGTTCCCCGAGGACGCGCAGGACTCGGGCTGGCGTGGCCGCTGGACACCGGACCACACCCTGGACATCACCGCGCCGCCCGCCACCGCACGCGGCCCGCAGGCCCCGAGCGGCCGCCCCGAGAGGGAAGCGACATGA
- a CDS encoding alpha-ketoacid dehydrogenase subunit beta: protein MTLAKALNLSLRTALEDDRDVLVMGEDVGRLGGVFRVTDGLQKDFGEDRVMDSPLAESGIVGTAIGLALGGYRPVVEIQFDGFVFPAYDQIVTQLAKLHARSGGTLRMPVVIRIPYGGGIGAVEHHSESPEALFAHVAGLKVVSPSNPSDAYWMLRQAVRSDDPVIFFEPKRRYWDTGAVDPDATPPPLHRAQIVRAGTDLTLVAYGPSVKLCVEAAEAAAADGHSLEVVDLRSVSPVDFDTVQTSVEKTHRLVVVHEAPVFFGAGAEIAARITTRCFYTLEAPVLRVGGHHAPYPPARLERHYLPDLDRVLATVDHSLAY, encoded by the coding sequence ATGACACTGGCCAAAGCGCTCAACCTGTCCCTGCGCACGGCACTGGAGGACGACCGCGATGTCCTGGTGATGGGGGAGGACGTCGGCAGGCTCGGCGGTGTCTTCCGGGTGACCGACGGCCTGCAGAAGGACTTCGGCGAGGACCGGGTGATGGACTCCCCGCTCGCCGAGTCGGGCATCGTCGGCACGGCCATCGGACTGGCCCTCGGCGGCTACCGACCCGTGGTCGAGATCCAGTTCGACGGATTCGTCTTCCCGGCGTACGACCAGATCGTCACCCAGCTGGCCAAGCTCCACGCCAGGTCCGGGGGCACCCTGCGGATGCCGGTGGTCATCCGCATCCCCTACGGCGGCGGCATCGGCGCCGTCGAGCACCACAGCGAGTCACCGGAGGCCCTCTTCGCCCACGTGGCCGGGCTGAAGGTCGTGTCGCCGTCGAATCCGTCGGACGCCTACTGGATGCTCAGGCAGGCCGTCCGCAGCGACGACCCGGTGATCTTCTTCGAGCCGAAGCGCCGGTACTGGGACACCGGCGCGGTGGACCCGGACGCGACGCCCCCGCCGCTGCACCGGGCACAGATCGTCCGGGCCGGCACCGATCTGACGCTCGTGGCGTACGGGCCCTCGGTGAAGCTGTGCGTCGAGGCGGCCGAGGCCGCGGCCGCCGACGGGCACTCCCTGGAGGTCGTCGACCTGCGGTCGGTGTCACCCGTCGACTTCGACACCGTGCAGACATCCGTGGAGAAGACCCACCGCCTGGTCGTCGTGCACGAGGCGCCCGTCTTCTTCGGGGCCGGCGCGGAGATCGCCGCCAGGATCACCACCCGGTGCTTCTACACCCTGGAGGCCCCCGTACTGCGGGTGGGCGGCCACCACGCCCCCTACCCGCCGGCCCGCCTCGAACGGCACTACCTGCCCGACCTCGACCGGGTGCTCGCCACCGTCGACCACTCACTGGCCTACTGA
- a CDS encoding dihydrolipoamide acetyltransferase family protein — protein sequence MAETAARLREFRMPDVGEGLTEAELLTWYVRPGDTVTDGQTVCEIETAKAVVELPIPFDGTVRELRCAAGQTVAVGAVVITVEEPQAAPNPRQSVLVGYGVAPEAAGRRPRIAAGATARRPAPGSVLAKPPVRKLARDLGVDLAALRPSGPDGVITRDEVRAAAGDRSDAVPPRTGPEPPPAPAVDPRETRVPVCGVRRATAAAVTASAFTAPHVTEFVTVDVTRTVKLVRDLRAEPEFAGRRVGPLLLVARALLVAIERHPEINASWDEAAQEIVRKDYVNLGIAAATPRGLLVPTIKDAHTLPLTALADALAELVAAARAGRTTPAALTGGTVTLTNIGVFAVDSGTPILPPGEAAILAVGAIGSRPWVHKKRVTPRQVVTLSLSFDHRLVDGELGSKVLADVAAVLERPHRLIAWR from the coding sequence ATGGCTGAGACCGCTGCCCGGCTGCGCGAGTTCCGGATGCCCGACGTGGGCGAGGGACTCACGGAGGCGGAACTCCTGACCTGGTACGTACGCCCCGGCGACACCGTCACCGACGGCCAGACCGTCTGCGAGATCGAGACCGCCAAGGCCGTGGTGGAGCTGCCGATCCCGTTCGACGGCACGGTCCGCGAACTGCGCTGCGCCGCGGGTCAGACGGTGGCCGTGGGCGCCGTCGTCATCACCGTCGAGGAGCCGCAGGCCGCGCCGAACCCCCGGCAGTCGGTGCTCGTCGGGTACGGCGTCGCCCCCGAGGCCGCCGGGCGCAGGCCGCGCATCGCGGCGGGCGCCACCGCCCGCCGGCCGGCACCGGGATCGGTGCTGGCCAAGCCGCCGGTCCGCAAGCTCGCCAGGGACCTCGGCGTCGACCTCGCCGCCCTGCGGCCCTCGGGCCCGGACGGCGTCATCACCCGGGACGAAGTCCGCGCGGCGGCCGGGGACCGATCCGACGCGGTCCCGCCCCGCACCGGCCCGGAACCGCCGCCCGCGCCCGCCGTCGACCCCAGGGAGACCCGGGTGCCGGTGTGCGGGGTCCGCAGGGCCACCGCCGCCGCGGTGACCGCCTCCGCGTTCACCGCCCCGCACGTCACCGAGTTCGTCACCGTCGACGTCACCCGGACGGTCAAGCTGGTCCGCGACCTCAGAGCGGAACCGGAGTTCGCCGGCCGCCGGGTCGGCCCGCTGCTCCTCGTGGCGAGGGCGCTGCTCGTCGCGATCGAGCGCCACCCGGAGATCAACGCCAGCTGGGACGAGGCGGCCCAGGAGATCGTGCGCAAGGACTACGTCAACCTGGGCATCGCCGCCGCCACCCCACGAGGACTGCTGGTTCCCACCATCAAGGACGCCCACACCCTGCCCCTGACCGCCCTCGCGGACGCGCTGGCGGAGTTGGTGGCCGCCGCGCGGGCCGGCCGGACCACCCCGGCCGCGCTGACCGGCGGGACCGTCACCCTCACCAACATCGGTGTCTTCGCGGTCGACAGCGGCACCCCCATCCTGCCTCCGGGCGAGGCGGCGATCCTCGCCGTGGGCGCGATCGGAAGCCGCCCCTGGGTCCACAAGAAACGCGTGACGCCCCGTCAGGTGGTCACGCTGTCACTCTCCTTCGACCACCGGCTGGTCGACGGTGAACTCGGCTCGAAGGTGCTCGCCGACGTGGCCGCGGTGCTGGAGCGCCCCCACCGTCTGATCGCGTGGCGATGA
- a CDS encoding DUF6390 family protein produces the protein MSARGAVLFARYAYPPNELGYCGPADASALLRPEETAGIERHARRFEGAWCYLELLAEAAGLSDPLDERVVEAYWIGNDLLELASSPAVLARLRERFHGQTGGTWQDASERALAHHAFQVFEVYPWAELLRTSGHPTAVSVLDRCRIRTGVVRSIEGESATVESRPLAWTGGELVRGPSRRESVRWSTGGRSLLPGLSPGDVVALHWDWVCDVLTGPQAARIEATEARQLGSLGLASSVVP, from the coding sequence ATGAGCGCGCGCGGAGCGGTCCTCTTCGCCCGGTACGCCTATCCGCCCAACGAACTCGGCTACTGCGGGCCCGCCGACGCCTCGGCGCTGCTGCGCCCGGAGGAGACCGCGGGCATCGAGCGGCACGCCCGCCGGTTCGAGGGCGCCTGGTGCTACCTCGAACTGCTCGCGGAGGCGGCCGGGTTGTCGGACCCGCTCGACGAGCGGGTGGTCGAGGCGTACTGGATCGGCAACGACCTTCTGGAGCTGGCCTCTTCGCCCGCGGTGCTGGCCCGGCTCCGCGAGCGCTTCCACGGCCAGACGGGCGGCACCTGGCAGGACGCGTCGGAGCGCGCCCTGGCCCACCACGCCTTCCAGGTCTTCGAGGTGTACCCCTGGGCGGAGTTGCTGCGGACCTCGGGCCATCCGACGGCGGTCTCCGTCCTCGACCGGTGCCGCATCCGCACCGGTGTGGTCCGCTCGATCGAGGGCGAGTCGGCGACCGTCGAGTCCAGGCCCCTCGCCTGGACCGGCGGCGAGCTGGTGCGCGGGCCGTCCCGCCGGGAGTCCGTGCGCTGGTCGACGGGCGGCCGGTCACTGCTGCCGGGGCTCTCCCCCGGTGACGTGGTGGCGCTGCACTGGGACTGGGTGTGCGACGTCCTCACCGGGCCGCAGGCGGCCCGGATCGAGGCTACGGAGGCTCGGCAACTGGGTTCGCTGGGGTTGGCGTCTTCGGTGGTCCCGTAG